In Arachis hypogaea cultivar Tifrunner chromosome 17, arahy.Tifrunner.gnm2.J5K5, whole genome shotgun sequence, a single window of DNA contains:
- the LOC112764520 gene encoding uncharacterized protein isoform X2, whose protein sequence is MEVDTLSAFEPFSFGDFRLTTSSDYSQLSPNVDPHAPSRAALRVQKVYCSYRTRCRLADSAVVAEELWCGGASSTSIYNFSIFIPSCNSFSNLLKNQIFYFNYYYFCLNFHSFNLPESAASRWSRVRLNASKVGKGLSLDAQAQKLAFQHWIEAELIHAIVMDTTCITITKNGVKRILVNHSSIGLFPGSSLDIRSLHLDSKHLCQITLNLPVNAFASKIAMWIIVLSPFTKYALTMNPLARSLEEFLPHRISSTTWCFMLLRTILVMATHLTGFLIPYYGLVMALIGSLLSTLVNGGEPEEKKVCGRPRKAASQCNTVSGMCSVKLLVCLYEGQKGSCCYACKIKRKCEDRRY, encoded by the exons ATGGAGGTTGATACGCTCTCTGCTTTTGAACCATTCTCCTTTGGAGATTTTCGATTAACGACCTCCTCAGATTACTCGCAACTCTCTCCCAATGTCGATCCTCACGCGCCTTCACGCGCTGCTCTCAGAGTTCAGAAGGTTTACTGCAGCTACCGTACTCGCTGCCGCTTAGCCGATTCCGCCGTCGTCGCCGAAGAGCTCTGGTGCGGTGGTGCCTCCTCAACCTCAATCTATAACTTCTCAATTTTCATTCCTTCATGCAACTCATTCTCAAACCtcttaaaaaatcaaattttttattttaattattattatttttgtttgaattttcaTTCCTTCAATTTGCCTGAAAGCGCTGCTTCTCGCTGGAGCCGTGTTCGTCTCAACGCTTCCAAG GTGGGTAAAGGTTTGTCCTTAGATGCCCAAGCTCAAAAGTTGGCTTTTCAGCATTGGATTGAAGCTGA ATTGATCCACGCCATCGTTATGGACACAACTTGCATTACTATTACGAAGAATGGTGTAAAACGGATTCTAGTCAACCATTCTTCTATTG GGTTGTTTCCTGGATCATCGTTGGATATTAGAAGCCTCCACTTGGACTCCAAACATTTGTGTCAGATAACATTGAACTTGCCTGTTAATGCATTTGCTTCCAAAATTGCCATGTGGATAATA GTACTTAGCCCCTTCAC caaatatgCTTTGACCATGAACCCGCTTGCAAGGAGTCTAGAGGAGTTTCTGCCCCATAGAATTTCAAGTACCACTTGGTGTTTCATGCTGCTCAGAACAATATTGGTTATGGCTACACATTTAACTGGTTTTCTCATTCCTTATTATG GACTTGTGATGGCTTTAATTGGTTCTCTCCTCAGTACACTTGTG AATGGGGGTGAGCCCGAAGAGAAGAAAGTGTGTGGCCGGCCTAGGAAAGCAGCTTCACAGTGCAATACTGTGAGTGGAATGTGCTCTGTTAAACTTCTAGTGTGTTTAT ATGAGGGCCAAAAGGGCAGTTGTTGCTATGCTTGCAAGATCAAAAGAAAGTGTGAAGATAGAAGATATTAA
- the LOC112764520 gene encoding uncharacterized protein isoform X3 has protein sequence MEVDTLSAFEPFSFGDFRLTTSSDYSQLSPNVDPHAPSRAALRVQKVYCSYRTRCRLADSAVVAEELCAASRWSRVRLNASKVGKGLSLDAQAQKLAFQHWIEAELIHAIVMDTTCITITKNGVKRILVNHSSIGLFPGSSLDIRSLHLDSKHLCQITLNLPVNAFASKIAMWIIVLSPFTKYALTMNPLARSLEEFLPHRISSTTWCFMLLRTILVMATHLTGFLIPYYGLVMALIGSLLSTLVNGGEPEEKKVCGRPRKAASQCNTMRAKRAVVAMLARSKESVKIEDINMTEEERTEEERTEKEQKELMPLLMGGKLKSYQLKGVKWLISLQNNMY, from the exons ATGGAGGTTGATACGCTCTCTGCTTTTGAACCATTCTCCTTTGGAGATTTTCGATTAACGACCTCCTCAGATTACTCGCAACTCTCTCCCAATGTCGATCCTCACGCGCCTTCACGCGCTGCTCTCAGAGTTCAGAAGGTTTACTGCAGCTACCGTACTCGCTGCCGCTTAGCCGATTCCGCCGTCGTCGCCGAAGAGCTCTG CGCTGCTTCTCGCTGGAGCCGTGTTCGTCTCAACGCTTCCAAG GTGGGTAAAGGTTTGTCCTTAGATGCCCAAGCTCAAAAGTTGGCTTTTCAGCATTGGATTGAAGCTGA ATTGATCCACGCCATCGTTATGGACACAACTTGCATTACTATTACGAAGAATGGTGTAAAACGGATTCTAGTCAACCATTCTTCTATTG GGTTGTTTCCTGGATCATCGTTGGATATTAGAAGCCTCCACTTGGACTCCAAACATTTGTGTCAGATAACATTGAACTTGCCTGTTAATGCATTTGCTTCCAAAATTGCCATGTGGATAATA GTACTTAGCCCCTTCAC caaatatgCTTTGACCATGAACCCGCTTGCAAGGAGTCTAGAGGAGTTTCTGCCCCATAGAATTTCAAGTACCACTTGGTGTTTCATGCTGCTCAGAACAATATTGGTTATGGCTACACATTTAACTGGTTTTCTCATTCCTTATTATG GACTTGTGATGGCTTTAATTGGTTCTCTCCTCAGTACACTTGTG AATGGGGGTGAGCCCGAAGAGAAGAAAGTGTGTGGCCGGCCTAGGAAAGCAGCTTCACAGTGCAATACT ATGAGGGCCAAAAGGGCAGTTGTTGCTATGCTTGCAAGATCAAAAGAAAGTGTGAAGATAGAAGATATTAACATgactgaggaggaaagaactgaggaggaaagaactgaGAAAGAACAGAAGGAGCTTATGCCTTTACTCATGGGCGGAAAATTAAAGTCTTATCAGCTTAAAGGTGTAAAGTGGTTGATTTCACTACAAAATAATATGTATTAA
- the LOC112764520 gene encoding uncharacterized protein isoform X5, with translation MEVDTLSAFEPFSFGDFRLTTSSDYSQLSPNVDPHAPSRAALRVQKVYCSYRTRCRLADSAVVAEELWCGGASSTSIYNFSIFIPSCNSFSNLLKNQIFYFNYYYFCLNFHSFNLPESAASRWSRVRLNASKVGKGLSLDAQAQKLAFQHWIEAELIHAIVMDTTCITITKNGVKRILVNHSSIGLFPGSSLDIRSLHLDSKHLCQITLNLPVNAFASKIAMWIIVLSPFTKYALTMNPLARSLEEFLPHRISSTTWCFMLLRTILVMATHLTGFLIPYYGLVMALIGSLLSTLVKKAQPKPNCD, from the exons ATGGAGGTTGATACGCTCTCTGCTTTTGAACCATTCTCCTTTGGAGATTTTCGATTAACGACCTCCTCAGATTACTCGCAACTCTCTCCCAATGTCGATCCTCACGCGCCTTCACGCGCTGCTCTCAGAGTTCAGAAGGTTTACTGCAGCTACCGTACTCGCTGCCGCTTAGCCGATTCCGCCGTCGTCGCCGAAGAGCTCTGGTGCGGTGGTGCCTCCTCAACCTCAATCTATAACTTCTCAATTTTCATTCCTTCATGCAACTCATTCTCAAACCtcttaaaaaatcaaattttttattttaattattattatttttgtttgaattttcaTTCCTTCAATTTGCCTGAAAGCGCTGCTTCTCGCTGGAGCCGTGTTCGTCTCAACGCTTCCAAG GTGGGTAAAGGTTTGTCCTTAGATGCCCAAGCTCAAAAGTTGGCTTTTCAGCATTGGATTGAAGCTGA ATTGATCCACGCCATCGTTATGGACACAACTTGCATTACTATTACGAAGAATGGTGTAAAACGGATTCTAGTCAACCATTCTTCTATTG GGTTGTTTCCTGGATCATCGTTGGATATTAGAAGCCTCCACTTGGACTCCAAACATTTGTGTCAGATAACATTGAACTTGCCTGTTAATGCATTTGCTTCCAAAATTGCCATGTGGATAATA GTACTTAGCCCCTTCAC caaatatgCTTTGACCATGAACCCGCTTGCAAGGAGTCTAGAGGAGTTTCTGCCCCATAGAATTTCAAGTACCACTTGGTGTTTCATGCTGCTCAGAACAATATTGGTTATGGCTACACATTTAACTGGTTTTCTCATTCCTTATTATG GACTTGTGATGGCTTTAATTGGTTCTCTCCTCAGTACACTTGTG AAGAAAGCCCAACCTAAACCTAATTGCGACTAG
- the LOC140180614 gene encoding uncharacterized protein, which produces MTNKLAFEALDRTFCDLMSSNVASARDIPFGGKVIVLGGDFRQVLPVILKGTRAEIEDEIIVDIPSDLLVPPTDNPIQDIVSAIYSNIHDNYGNVSYFQERAILAPTVDIVQQINDFVVDSFPGSEKVYLSFDSICRSDCQYGIDTDWLTTEFLNQITCSGIPKHALKLKKGVPIILLWNIDQANGFCNETRLIVQDLGENIIGAEIVSESNIGGKVFIPRMNLIPSDPGIPFKFQRNSFQLVFVLQ; this is translated from the exons ATGACGAACAAGTTGGCATTTGAAGCACTTGATAGAACTTTTTGTGACCTAATGAGTTCGAATGTTGCTTCGGCTCGTGATATTCCATTTGGTGGGAAAGTTATTGTTCTTGGTGGTGATTTTAGACAAGTGTTGCCAGTTATTCTGAAAGGAACTCGTGCTGAAATA GAggatgaaataattgttgatattCCAAGTGATTTACTTGTTCCTCCAACTGACAATCCTATTCAGGATATTGTTTCAGCTATATATTCAAATATTCATGATAACTATGGTAATGTTTCTTATTTTCAAGAACGTGCTATACTTGCTCCTACTGTTGATATTGTGCAACAGATAAATGACTTTGTTGTTGACAGTTTTCCTGGGTCTGAGAAGGTTTATTTGAGTTTTGACTCTATTTGTCGAAGTGATTGTCAATATGGGATTGACACTGATTGGTTGACAACTGAGTTTTTGAACCAGATTACATGTTCTGGGATACCAAAACATGCTCTTAAACTGAAGAAAGGTGTTCCCATTATTTTGTTATGGAACATAGATCAAGCAAATGGATTCTGTAATGAAACTCGACTCATTGTTCAAGATCTTGGAGAGAACATTATTGGTGCTGAAATTGTGTCCGAAAGTAACATTGGTGGCAAAGTTTTTATTCCTCGGATGAATTTAATACCCAGTGATCCTGGAATCCCGTTTAAATTTCAGCGTAACAGTTTCCAGTTAGTCTTTGTTTTGCAATGA
- the LOC112764520 gene encoding uncharacterized protein isoform X1 — protein sequence MEVDTLSAFEPFSFGDFRLTTSSDYSQLSPNVDPHAPSRAALRVQKVYCSYRTRCRLADSAVVAEELWCGGASSTSIYNFSIFIPSCNSFSNLLKNQIFYFNYYYFCLNFHSFNLPESAASRWSRVRLNASKVGKGLSLDAQAQKLAFQHWIEAELIHAIVMDTTCITITKNGVKRILVNHSSIGLFPGSSLDIRSLHLDSKHLCQITLNLPVNAFASKIAMWIIVLSPFTKYALTMNPLARSLEEFLPHRISSTTWCFMLLRTILVMATHLTGFLIPYYGLVMALIGSLLSTLVNGGEPEEKKVCGRPRKAASQCNTMRAKRAVVAMLARSKESVKIEDINMTEEERTEEERTEKEQKELMPLLMGGKLKSYQLKGVKWLISLQNNMY from the exons ATGGAGGTTGATACGCTCTCTGCTTTTGAACCATTCTCCTTTGGAGATTTTCGATTAACGACCTCCTCAGATTACTCGCAACTCTCTCCCAATGTCGATCCTCACGCGCCTTCACGCGCTGCTCTCAGAGTTCAGAAGGTTTACTGCAGCTACCGTACTCGCTGCCGCTTAGCCGATTCCGCCGTCGTCGCCGAAGAGCTCTGGTGCGGTGGTGCCTCCTCAACCTCAATCTATAACTTCTCAATTTTCATTCCTTCATGCAACTCATTCTCAAACCtcttaaaaaatcaaattttttattttaattattattatttttgtttgaattttcaTTCCTTCAATTTGCCTGAAAGCGCTGCTTCTCGCTGGAGCCGTGTTCGTCTCAACGCTTCCAAG GTGGGTAAAGGTTTGTCCTTAGATGCCCAAGCTCAAAAGTTGGCTTTTCAGCATTGGATTGAAGCTGA ATTGATCCACGCCATCGTTATGGACACAACTTGCATTACTATTACGAAGAATGGTGTAAAACGGATTCTAGTCAACCATTCTTCTATTG GGTTGTTTCCTGGATCATCGTTGGATATTAGAAGCCTCCACTTGGACTCCAAACATTTGTGTCAGATAACATTGAACTTGCCTGTTAATGCATTTGCTTCCAAAATTGCCATGTGGATAATA GTACTTAGCCCCTTCAC caaatatgCTTTGACCATGAACCCGCTTGCAAGGAGTCTAGAGGAGTTTCTGCCCCATAGAATTTCAAGTACCACTTGGTGTTTCATGCTGCTCAGAACAATATTGGTTATGGCTACACATTTAACTGGTTTTCTCATTCCTTATTATG GACTTGTGATGGCTTTAATTGGTTCTCTCCTCAGTACACTTGTG AATGGGGGTGAGCCCGAAGAGAAGAAAGTGTGTGGCCGGCCTAGGAAAGCAGCTTCACAGTGCAATACT ATGAGGGCCAAAAGGGCAGTTGTTGCTATGCTTGCAAGATCAAAAGAAAGTGTGAAGATAGAAGATATTAACATgactgaggaggaaagaactgaggaggaaagaactgaGAAAGAACAGAAGGAGCTTATGCCTTTACTCATGGGCGGAAAATTAAAGTCTTATCAGCTTAAAGGTGTAAAGTGGTTGATTTCACTACAAAATAATATGTATTAA
- the LOC112764520 gene encoding uncharacterized protein isoform X4 → MEVDTLSAFEPFSFGDFRLTTSSDYSQLSPNVDPHAPSRAALRVQKVYCSYRTRCRLADSAVVAEELWCGGASSTSIYNFSIFIPSCNSFSNLLKNQIFYFNYYYFCLNFHSFNLPESAASRWSRVRLNASKVGKGLSLDAQAQKLAFQHWIEAELIHAIVMDTTCITITKNGVKRILVNHSSIGLFPGSSLDIRSLHLDSKHLCQITLNLPVNAFASKIAMWIIVLSPFTKYALTMNPLARSLEEFLPHRISSTTWCFMLLRTILVMATHLTGFLIPYYGLVMALIGSLLSTLVALILPALCFLRIVGKRATSTHVLLYLII, encoded by the exons ATGGAGGTTGATACGCTCTCTGCTTTTGAACCATTCTCCTTTGGAGATTTTCGATTAACGACCTCCTCAGATTACTCGCAACTCTCTCCCAATGTCGATCCTCACGCGCCTTCACGCGCTGCTCTCAGAGTTCAGAAGGTTTACTGCAGCTACCGTACTCGCTGCCGCTTAGCCGATTCCGCCGTCGTCGCCGAAGAGCTCTGGTGCGGTGGTGCCTCCTCAACCTCAATCTATAACTTCTCAATTTTCATTCCTTCATGCAACTCATTCTCAAACCtcttaaaaaatcaaattttttattttaattattattatttttgtttgaattttcaTTCCTTCAATTTGCCTGAAAGCGCTGCTTCTCGCTGGAGCCGTGTTCGTCTCAACGCTTCCAAG GTGGGTAAAGGTTTGTCCTTAGATGCCCAAGCTCAAAAGTTGGCTTTTCAGCATTGGATTGAAGCTGA ATTGATCCACGCCATCGTTATGGACACAACTTGCATTACTATTACGAAGAATGGTGTAAAACGGATTCTAGTCAACCATTCTTCTATTG GGTTGTTTCCTGGATCATCGTTGGATATTAGAAGCCTCCACTTGGACTCCAAACATTTGTGTCAGATAACATTGAACTTGCCTGTTAATGCATTTGCTTCCAAAATTGCCATGTGGATAATA GTACTTAGCCCCTTCAC caaatatgCTTTGACCATGAACCCGCTTGCAAGGAGTCTAGAGGAGTTTCTGCCCCATAGAATTTCAAGTACCACTTGGTGTTTCATGCTGCTCAGAACAATATTGGTTATGGCTACACATTTAACTGGTTTTCTCATTCCTTATTATG GACTTGTGATGGCTTTAATTGGTTCTCTCCTCAGTACACTTGTG GCCTTGATATTGCCAGCTTTATGTTTTTTGAGAATTGTGGGGAAAAGAGCAACAAGTACACATGTATTATTGTATCTGATCATTTGA
- the LOC112764520 gene encoding uncharacterized protein isoform X6 — MEVDTLSAFEPFSFGDFRLTTSSDYSQLSPNVDPHAPSRAALRVQKVYCSYRTRCRLADSAVVAEELWCGGASSTSIYNFSIFIPSCNSFSNLLKNQIFYFNYYYFCLNFHSFNLPESAASRWSRVRLNASKVGKGLSLDAQAQKLAFQHWIEAELIHAIVMDTTCITITKNGVKRILVNHSSIGLFPGSSLDIRSLHLDSKHLCQITLNLPVNAFASKIAMWIIVLSPFTKYALTMNPLARSLEEFLPHRISSTTWCFMLLRTILVMATHLTGFLIPYYGLVMALIGSLLSTLVLYCLNLYY, encoded by the exons ATGGAGGTTGATACGCTCTCTGCTTTTGAACCATTCTCCTTTGGAGATTTTCGATTAACGACCTCCTCAGATTACTCGCAACTCTCTCCCAATGTCGATCCTCACGCGCCTTCACGCGCTGCTCTCAGAGTTCAGAAGGTTTACTGCAGCTACCGTACTCGCTGCCGCTTAGCCGATTCCGCCGTCGTCGCCGAAGAGCTCTGGTGCGGTGGTGCCTCCTCAACCTCAATCTATAACTTCTCAATTTTCATTCCTTCATGCAACTCATTCTCAAACCtcttaaaaaatcaaattttttattttaattattattatttttgtttgaattttcaTTCCTTCAATTTGCCTGAAAGCGCTGCTTCTCGCTGGAGCCGTGTTCGTCTCAACGCTTCCAAG GTGGGTAAAGGTTTGTCCTTAGATGCCCAAGCTCAAAAGTTGGCTTTTCAGCATTGGATTGAAGCTGA ATTGATCCACGCCATCGTTATGGACACAACTTGCATTACTATTACGAAGAATGGTGTAAAACGGATTCTAGTCAACCATTCTTCTATTG GGTTGTTTCCTGGATCATCGTTGGATATTAGAAGCCTCCACTTGGACTCCAAACATTTGTGTCAGATAACATTGAACTTGCCTGTTAATGCATTTGCTTCCAAAATTGCCATGTGGATAATA GTACTTAGCCCCTTCAC caaatatgCTTTGACCATGAACCCGCTTGCAAGGAGTCTAGAGGAGTTTCTGCCCCATAGAATTTCAAGTACCACTTGGTGTTTCATGCTGCTCAGAACAATATTGGTTATGGCTACACATTTAACTGGTTTTCTCATTCCTTATTATG GACTTGTGATGGCTTTAATTGGTTCTCTCCTCAGTACACTTGTG CTCTATTGTTTGAATTTGTATTACTAG